The Streptomyces tendae genome has a window encoding:
- the pyk gene encoding pyruvate kinase, which yields MRRSKIVCTLGPAVDSHEQLVALIEAGMNVARFNFSHGSHAEHQGRYDRVRAAAKETGRAIGVLADLQGPKIRLETFAEGPVELVRGDEFTITTEDVPGDKTICGTTYKGLPGDVSRGDQVLINDGNVELKVVDVDGSRVRTIVIEGGVISDHKGINLPGTAVNVPALSEKDVEDLRFALRMGCDLVALSFVRDAKDVADVHRVMDEEGRRVPVIAKVEKPQAVENMEDVVMAFDGVMVARGDLAVEYPLEKVPMVQKRLIELCRRNAKPVIVATQMMESMITNSRPTRAEASDVANAILDGADAVMLSAESSVGAYPIETVRTMSKIVQAAEQELLSKGLQPLVPGKKPRTQGGSVARAACEIADFLGGKGLVAFTQSGDTARRLCRYRAAQQIIAFTTDESTRNQMTLSWGVEPHVVPFVNSTDEMVALVEQELVRLSRFNEGDIVVITAGSPPGVPGTTNMVRVHHLGEVTS from the coding sequence ATGCGCCGTTCGAAAATCGTCTGTACTCTCGGCCCCGCGGTCGACTCCCACGAGCAGCTTGTCGCCCTGATCGAAGCCGGCATGAACGTGGCCCGCTTCAACTTCAGCCACGGCTCGCACGCCGAGCACCAGGGCCGGTACGACCGGGTCCGGGCCGCCGCCAAGGAGACGGGCAGGGCCATCGGTGTCCTCGCCGACCTCCAGGGCCCCAAGATCCGTCTGGAGACCTTCGCCGAGGGCCCCGTCGAGCTGGTGCGCGGTGACGAGTTCACCATCACCACCGAGGACGTACCGGGCGACAAGACGATCTGCGGGACCACCTACAAGGGGCTCCCGGGCGACGTCTCCCGCGGCGACCAGGTCCTGATCAACGACGGCAACGTCGAGCTGAAGGTCGTGGACGTCGACGGCTCCCGGGTGAGGACGATCGTCATCGAGGGCGGCGTCATCTCCGACCACAAGGGCATCAACCTGCCCGGCACGGCCGTGAACGTGCCCGCGCTGTCCGAGAAGGACGTCGAGGACCTGCGGTTCGCCCTGCGGATGGGCTGCGACCTGGTCGCCCTGTCCTTCGTCCGGGACGCCAAGGACGTCGCCGACGTCCACCGCGTGATGGACGAGGAGGGCCGCCGGGTCCCGGTCATCGCCAAGGTGGAGAAGCCGCAGGCGGTGGAGAACATGGAGGACGTCGTGATGGCGTTCGACGGTGTGATGGTCGCCCGTGGTGACCTGGCCGTCGAGTACCCGCTCGAGAAGGTCCCCATGGTGCAGAAGCGCCTGATCGAGCTGTGCCGGCGCAACGCCAAGCCGGTGATCGTGGCGACCCAGATGATGGAGTCGATGATCACCAACTCCCGTCCGACCCGCGCCGAGGCCTCCGACGTGGCCAACGCGATCCTGGACGGCGCCGACGCGGTCATGCTGTCCGCCGAGTCCAGCGTGGGCGCGTACCCGATCGAGACCGTGCGGACGATGTCGAAGATCGTCCAGGCGGCCGAGCAGGAGCTGCTCTCCAAGGGGCTCCAGCCGCTGGTGCCGGGCAAGAAGCCGCGTACCCAGGGCGGTTCGGTGGCCCGCGCCGCCTGCGAGATCGCCGACTTCCTCGGCGGCAAGGGCCTGGTGGCCTTCACCCAGTCCGGCGACACGGCCCGCCGGCTGTGCCGCTACCGGGCGGCGCAGCAGATCATCGCGTTCACGACGGACGAGTCCACGCGCAACCAGATGACCCTCAGCTGGGGCGTGGAGCCGCACGTGGTGCCGTTCGTGAACAGCACCGACGAGATGGTCGCGCTGGTGGAGCAGGAACTGGTCCGCCTGAGCCGCTTCAACGAGGGCGACATCGTGGTGATCACCGCCGGCTCCCCGCCCGGCGTCCCCGGCACCACCAACATGGTCCGCGTCCACCACCTCGGAGAAGTGACCTCCTGA
- a CDS encoding acetate kinase: MSPSRVLVLNSGSSSVKYQLLDMGDSSRLASGLVERIGERTSLVRHTPLASGGETRERTGPVADHDAALKAMAEELAADGLGLDSPELLAIGHRVVHGGKYFTEPTVIDERVLAEIERLIPVAPLHNPANLTGIRTATTLRPDLPQVAVFDTAFHTTMPESAARYAIDVETADQHRVRRYGFHGTSHAYVSRATARLLGKAPEEVNVIVLHLGNGASASAVRAGRCVDTSMGLTPLEGLVMGTRSGDMDPAVIFHLMRVGGMSADDVDTLLNKKSGLVGLCGDNDMREIRRRISEGDERAKLAFDIYIHRLKKYIGAYYAVLGRVDAVAFTAGVGENAAEVREAAVAGLDGLGLAVDGERNAVRGGGARLVSPEGARVAVAVVPTDEEMEIAQQTYALVGKNN; the protein is encoded by the coding sequence GTGAGCCCCTCCCGTGTCCTCGTCCTCAACTCCGGCTCCTCGTCGGTGAAATACCAGCTGCTGGACATGGGCGACAGCAGCCGGCTGGCCTCCGGGCTGGTCGAGCGGATCGGCGAGCGCACCTCGCTGGTGCGGCACACCCCGCTGGCGTCCGGCGGGGAGACCCGGGAGCGGACCGGCCCGGTCGCCGACCACGACGCCGCGCTGAAGGCGATGGCCGAGGAGCTGGCGGCGGACGGGCTGGGCCTGGACTCCCCCGAGCTGCTCGCGATCGGCCACCGGGTGGTGCACGGCGGCAAGTACTTCACCGAGCCGACGGTGATCGACGAGCGGGTGCTCGCCGAGATCGAGCGGCTGATCCCGGTCGCGCCGCTGCACAACCCGGCCAACCTCACCGGCATCCGCACGGCGACGACGCTGCGCCCGGACCTGCCGCAGGTCGCCGTCTTCGACACCGCGTTCCACACCACGATGCCGGAGTCCGCGGCCCGTTACGCGATCGACGTGGAGACCGCCGACCAGCACCGGGTGCGCCGCTACGGCTTCCACGGCACCTCGCACGCGTACGTCTCGCGGGCCACGGCCCGGCTGCTGGGGAAGGCGCCCGAGGAGGTGAACGTCATCGTGCTGCACCTGGGCAACGGGGCGTCCGCCTCGGCCGTGCGGGCGGGCCGCTGCGTGGACACCTCCATGGGGCTCACCCCCTTGGAGGGGCTCGTGATGGGTACGCGGTCCGGAGACATGGACCCGGCCGTCATCTTCCATTTGATGCGCGTCGGCGGAATGTCCGCCGACGACGTCGACACCCTTCTGAACAAGAAGAGCGGTCTGGTCGGTCTGTGCGGGGACAACGACATGCGGGAGATCCGGCGCCGGATCTCCGAGGGTGACGAACGGGCGAAGCTCGCCTTCGACATCTACATTCACCGTCTGAAGAAGTACATCGGCGCCTATTACGCCGTTCTCGGACGGGTGGACGCGGTGGCCTTCACCGCCGGGGTCGGCGAGAACGCGGCCGAGGTGCGCGAGGCCGCCGTGGCGGGCCTGGACGGGCTCGGCCTGGCGGTGGACGGCGAGCGCAACGCGGTGCGCGGCGGCGGGGCGCGGCTGGTCTCGCCCGAGGGGGCGAGGGTCGCCGTCGCGGTGGTACCCACGGACGAGGAAATGGAGATCGCACAGCAGACATACGCACTGGTCGGAAAGAACAACTGA
- the pta gene encoding phosphate acetyltransferase, which translates to MTRSVYVTGIDRGDGRQVVELGVMELLTRQVDRVGVFRPLVHDGPDRLFELLRARYRLTQDPATVYGMDYAEASTLQAESGTDELVSTLVDRFHLVARDYDVVLVLGTDYADTQFPDELSLNARLANEFGASVIPVVGGRKQTAEAVRAETRNAFRAYDTLGCDVLAMVVNRVAREDRDEIAERLATRLPVPCYVLPDEPALSAPTVSQIAHTLGAKVVLGDDSGLARDALDFVFGGAMLPNLLAALTPGCLVITPGDRADLVVGSLAAHSAGTPPIAGLLLTLDEVPGERVLTLADRLAPGTPVLSVPSNSFPTAEQLFSLEGKLNAATPRKAERALGLFERYTDTAELTRTVSAPSSDRVTPMMFEHKLLEQARSDLRRVVLPEGTEERVLHAAEVLLRRGVCELTLLGDVDLIRKKAADLGIDLGDTQLIDPAVSELRDSFAEKYAALRAHRGVTVELAYDVVSDVNYFGTLMVEEGLADGMVSGSVHSTAATIRPAFEIIKTRPDADIVSSVFFMCLADKVLVYGDCAVNPDPDAEQLADIAVQSAVTAARFGVEPRIAMLSYSTGTSGSGADVDKVRTATELVRERRPDLRIEGPIQYDAAVEPSVAATKLPGSEVAGQATVLIFPDLNTGNNTYKAVQRSAGAIAVGPVLQGLRKPVNDLSRGALVQDIVNTVAITAIQAQSPAPSEKAAAQ; encoded by the coding sequence GTGACCCGCAGCGTGTACGTGACCGGCATCGACCGCGGCGACGGCCGCCAGGTCGTCGAACTCGGGGTCATGGAGCTGCTGACCCGGCAGGTCGACCGGGTGGGTGTGTTCCGTCCCCTGGTGCACGACGGGCCCGACCGGCTCTTCGAACTGCTGCGGGCCCGCTACCGGCTCACCCAGGACCCCGCGACCGTGTACGGCATGGACTACGCGGAGGCGTCCACGCTCCAGGCCGAGAGCGGCACGGACGAGCTGGTGTCCACCCTCGTCGACCGGTTCCACCTGGTCGCCCGCGACTACGACGTCGTCCTGGTCCTCGGCACCGACTACGCGGACACCCAGTTCCCGGACGAACTGTCGCTGAACGCCCGCCTCGCCAACGAGTTCGGCGCCTCGGTGATCCCCGTCGTGGGCGGCCGCAAGCAGACCGCCGAGGCGGTCCGCGCGGAGACCCGCAACGCCTTCCGCGCCTACGACACCCTCGGCTGCGACGTGCTCGCGATGGTCGTCAACCGGGTGGCGCGCGAGGACCGGGACGAAATCGCCGAGCGGCTCGCCACCCGGCTGCCCGTGCCCTGCTACGTGCTGCCCGACGAGCCCGCGCTGTCCGCGCCCACGGTCTCCCAGATCGCCCACACCCTCGGCGCGAAGGTGGTGCTCGGCGACGACTCGGGGCTCGCCCGCGACGCCCTGGACTTCGTCTTCGGCGGCGCCATGCTGCCGAACCTGCTCGCCGCCCTGACCCCGGGCTGTCTGGTGATCACCCCCGGCGACCGGGCCGACCTGGTGGTCGGCTCGCTGGCCGCGCACAGCGCCGGCACCCCGCCGATAGCCGGGCTGCTGCTGACCCTGGACGAGGTGCCCGGCGAGCGCGTCCTCACCCTCGCCGACCGGCTGGCGCCCGGCACCCCGGTGCTGTCGGTGCCCAGCAACAGCTTCCCCACCGCCGAGCAGCTGTTCTCCCTGGAGGGCAAGCTGAACGCGGCCACCCCGCGCAAGGCGGAGCGGGCGCTCGGCCTGTTCGAGCGGTACACCGACACCGCCGAGCTCACCCGCACGGTGTCCGCGCCCAGCAGCGACCGCGTCACCCCGATGATGTTCGAGCACAAGCTGCTCGAACAGGCCCGCTCCGACCTGCGCCGGGTGGTGCTCCCCGAGGGCACCGAGGAGCGGGTGCTGCACGCGGCGGAGGTGCTGCTGCGCCGGGGCGTGTGCGAGCTGACCCTGCTCGGTGACGTCGACCTGATCCGCAAGAAGGCCGCCGACCTGGGCATCGACCTCGGCGACACCCAGCTGATCGACCCGGCCGTCTCCGAACTGCGCGACTCCTTCGCGGAGAAGTACGCGGCGCTGCGCGCGCACCGGGGCGTGACCGTGGAGCTGGCCTACGACGTCGTCTCCGACGTGAACTACTTCGGCACGCTGATGGTGGAGGAGGGCCTCGCCGACGGCATGGTCTCCGGCTCGGTGCACTCCACGGCGGCGACCATCCGCCCGGCGTTCGAGATCATCAAGACCCGCCCGGACGCGGACATCGTCTCGTCGGTGTTCTTCATGTGCCTGGCCGACAAGGTGCTGGTGTACGGCGACTGCGCGGTGAACCCGGACCCGGACGCCGAGCAGCTCGCCGACATCGCGGTGCAGTCGGCGGTGACCGCCGCGCGGTTCGGGGTGGAGCCGCGGATCGCGATGCTGTCGTACTCGACCGGCACCTCCGGCTCCGGCGCCGACGTGGACAAGGTGCGCACCGCGACCGAGTTGGTGCGCGAGCGCCGGCCCGACCTGCGGATCGAGGGGCCGATCCAGTACGACGCGGCCGTGGAGCCGTCGGTCGCGGCGACCAAGCTGCCCGGCTCCGAGGTCGCCGGCCAGGCGACCGTGCTGATCTTCCCGGACCTGAACACCGGCAACAACACCTACAAGGCCGTGCAGCGCTCGGCCGGCGCGATCGCCGTCGGCCCGGTCCTCCAGGGGCTGCGCAAGCCGGTCAACGACCTGTCCCGGGGCGCCCTGGTGCAGGACATCGTCAACACGGTCGCGATCACCGCGATCCAGGCCCAGTCCCCGGCCCCGAGCGAGAAGGCAGCCGCCCAGTGA
- a CDS encoding ATP-dependent 6-phosphofructokinase, with amino-acid sequence MRIGVLTAGGDCPGLNAVIRSVVHRAVDNYGDEVIGFEDGYSGLLDGRYRTLDLNAVSGILARGGTILGSSRLERDRLREACENASDMIHEFGIDALIPIGGEGTLTAARMLSDAGLPVVGVPKTIDNDISSTDRTFGFDTAVGVATEAMDRLKTTAESHQRVMVVEVMGRHAGWIALESGMAAGAHGICLPERPFDPAQLVKMVEERFDRGKKFAVICVAEGAHPAEGTMDYGKGEIDKFGHERFQGIGTALAYELERRLGKEAKPVILGHVQRGGVPTAYDRVLATRFGWHAVEAAHRGDFGRMTALRGTDVVMVPLAEAVMELKTVPKERMDEAESVF; translated from the coding sequence ATGCGTATAGGAGTCCTCACCGCAGGCGGCGACTGCCCTGGGCTGAACGCAGTGATCCGGTCGGTCGTGCACCGAGCGGTGGACAACTACGGCGACGAGGTCATCGGCTTCGAGGACGGCTACTCCGGTCTGCTGGACGGCCGCTACCGCACCCTCGACCTCAACGCGGTCAGCGGCATCCTGGCCCGCGGCGGGACCATACTGGGCTCCTCCCGGCTGGAGCGCGACCGGCTCCGCGAGGCCTGTGAGAACGCCTCCGACATGATCCACGAGTTCGGCATCGACGCGCTGATCCCGATCGGCGGCGAGGGCACCCTGACGGCGGCCCGCATGCTGTCCGACGCCGGTCTGCCCGTGGTCGGCGTCCCCAAGACGATCGACAACGACATCTCCTCCACGGACCGCACCTTCGGCTTCGACACCGCCGTCGGTGTCGCCACCGAGGCGATGGACCGCCTGAAGACCACCGCCGAGTCCCACCAGCGGGTGATGGTCGTCGAGGTCATGGGCCGGCACGCCGGCTGGATCGCCCTGGAGTCCGGCATGGCCGCCGGCGCCCACGGGATCTGCCTGCCCGAGCGGCCCTTCGACCCGGCGCAGCTGGTCAAGATGGTCGAGGAACGCTTCGACCGGGGCAAGAAGTTCGCGGTGATCTGCGTCGCCGAGGGTGCCCACCCGGCCGAGGGCACCATGGACTACGGCAAGGGCGAGATCGACAAGTTCGGCCATGAGCGCTTCCAGGGCATCGGCACGGCGCTGGCCTACGAGCTGGAGCGCCGGCTCGGCAAGGAGGCCAAGCCGGTCATCCTGGGTCACGTCCAGCGCGGCGGTGTGCCGACGGCGTACGACCGCGTCCTCGCCACCCGCTTCGGCTGGCACGCGGTGGAGGCCGCCCACCGGGGCGACTTCGGCAGGATGACCGCGCTGCGCGGCACGGACGTCGTGATGGTCCCGCTCGCGGAGGCGGTCATGGAACTGAAGACGGTCCCGAAGGAGCGCATGGACGAGGCGGAGTCGGTCTTCTAG
- a CDS encoding helix-turn-helix domain-containing protein yields the protein MWAVRRPPPRSDRHPPPPFNAPAARRLRAALGLDPDHVAQALRVSYDLPYVTPALVAAWERGRASPSRPELTALAGVLWCSPGELIGRPRTLREHRVARGLAPEDVARTAGHELHAYLRMEETGRWRGTERQSAALARILGLSLADVIAVTGREDQLAELLRAAATTRWQAYVRPVSKIAPLERRLLETVLHRLHQDYQGHMAATLSWGGGPGDAGDTGRDFLDRIVDHFWHTTAAEGGPAQV from the coding sequence TTGTGGGCCGTGCGCCGACCTCCCCCTCGCAGTGACCGTCATCCGCCCCCGCCGTTCAACGCCCCCGCCGCCCGGCGGCTGAGGGCCGCGCTGGGTCTCGACCCGGACCACGTGGCCCAGGCGTTACGCGTCTCCTACGACCTGCCGTACGTCACGCCGGCCCTCGTCGCCGCCTGGGAACGCGGGAGGGCGTCCCCCTCCCGCCCCGAACTGACGGCACTCGCGGGCGTGTTGTGGTGCTCGCCGGGCGAACTCATCGGGCGCCCGCGCACCTTGCGCGAACACCGGGTCGCGCGGGGCCTGGCTCCCGAGGACGTCGCCCGCACCGCCGGGCACGAACTCCACGCGTATCTGCGGATGGAGGAGACGGGTCGGTGGCGCGGCACCGAACGCCAGTCGGCCGCCCTGGCCCGGATACTCGGCCTCTCCCTGGCCGACGTCATCGCCGTCACCGGCCGCGAGGACCAGCTCGCGGAACTGCTGCGCGCCGCGGCGACCACACGCTGGCAGGCGTACGTCCGGCCGGTGTCGAAGATCGCCCCGCTGGAGCGGCGGCTGCTGGAGACGGTGCTGCACCGGCTCCACCAGGACTACCAGGGCCACATGGCCGCCACCCTCAGCTGGGGCGGCGGCCCCGGCGACGCGGGCGACACGGGCCGCGACTTCCTCGACCGCATCGTCGACCACTTCTGGCACACGACGGCAGCGGAGGGCGGCCCGGCGCAGGTGTAG
- a CDS encoding response regulator, whose protein sequence is MTGQPIRVLVVEDDPVAADAHVMYVGRVPGFEPVGTAHTGAEARRILDRTPVDLLLLDLHLPDVHGLQLARSLRAAGHQADVIAVTSARDLAVVREGVSLGVVQYVLKPFTFATLRDRLVRYAEFRAAAGEASGQDEVDRALAALRAPRPAALPKGLSGPTLERVTVVLRDAGEGLTATGVAEAVGISRITARRYLEHLVDAGRAARRPQYGTVGRPELQYRWVTGQ, encoded by the coding sequence GTGACCGGGCAGCCCATCCGGGTGCTGGTCGTCGAGGACGACCCGGTCGCCGCCGACGCGCACGTGATGTACGTCGGGCGGGTGCCCGGCTTCGAGCCCGTCGGCACGGCGCACACCGGGGCCGAGGCCCGCCGGATCCTCGACCGCACGCCCGTCGACCTGCTCCTTCTCGACCTGCACCTGCCCGACGTGCACGGCCTTCAGCTGGCCCGTTCGCTGCGCGCGGCAGGCCATCAGGCGGACGTGATCGCGGTGACGTCGGCGCGGGACCTGGCGGTGGTGCGCGAGGGGGTGTCGCTCGGCGTCGTGCAGTACGTGCTGAAGCCGTTCACCTTCGCCACGCTCCGGGACCGGCTGGTGCGCTACGCGGAGTTCCGCGCGGCGGCCGGCGAGGCCAGCGGCCAGGACGAGGTGGACCGCGCCCTGGCGGCGCTGCGCGCCCCGCGTCCGGCCGCCCTGCCGAAGGGCCTGAGTGGCCCGACCCTGGAGCGGGTGACGGTGGTGCTCCGGGACGCGGGCGAGGGGCTGACCGCCACGGGTGTCGCGGAGGCGGTCGGCATCTCCCGCATCACCGCCCGCCGCTACCTGGAACACCTCGTCGACGCGGGCCGCGCGGCCCGCCGCCCGCAGTACGGGACGGTGGGCCGGCCGGAGCTGCAGTACCGGTGGGTCACCGGCCAGTGA
- a CDS encoding sensor histidine kinase: MRLPLPRPRSLAGQLFAVQAVLLTVVVAGYALATYLSHRSQAEEAAGRQATSVALSVADSPSVREAIRSPDPSARLQPYALEVVRDTDVDFVTIMDPRGIRWTHPDPAQIGLVFQGHTGPALEGRTFTETYTGTLGPSVRAVTPVRDGDRIVGLVSAGIRVEEIGRRVREQLTALLVVAAGALGLGAIGTYVVNARLRRHTHGMNATELSHMHDYHQAALHAVREGLLMLDGQYRVALINDGGRVLLGVDQEEDVVGRSVAELGLPAPLTGALLASEPRMDEVHLTADRVLVVNTSPVSGGQRRGSVVTLRDVTELQSLMGELDSERGFTQALRSQAHEAANRLHTVVSLIELGRAEEAVDFATAELELAQALTDQVVDAVGEPVLAALLLGKTAQANERGVELVVSPDSRLDDGLLPDALPARDLVTILGNLIDNAVDAAQGGVRPRVTVTALTEEDGSELVLRVRDTGPGVAPDRAEDVFRLGFTTKPAGPGGRGLGLALVRQAVARHGGTLSVATGEEGGAVFDVRIPLRDARRAAEPSAVGHGTGGAG, encoded by the coding sequence ATGCGCCTCCCCCTCCCCCGGCCCCGCAGTCTCGCGGGGCAGCTGTTCGCCGTGCAGGCCGTGCTCCTCACGGTCGTGGTGGCGGGGTACGCGCTGGCCACCTACCTGAGCCACCGCAGCCAGGCCGAGGAGGCGGCGGGCCGGCAGGCCACCTCGGTGGCGCTCTCGGTCGCCGACTCGCCGTCCGTGCGGGAGGCGATCCGCTCGCCCGACCCGTCGGCGCGGCTCCAGCCGTACGCGCTGGAGGTGGTGCGGGACACCGACGTCGACTTCGTGACGATCATGGATCCGCGGGGCATCCGCTGGACCCACCCCGACCCCGCCCAGATCGGCCTGGTCTTCCAGGGGCACACCGGTCCGGCCCTGGAGGGCCGTACGTTCACCGAGACCTACACCGGCACGCTCGGCCCGTCGGTGCGCGCCGTCACCCCGGTACGGGACGGCGACCGGATCGTCGGCCTGGTCAGCGCCGGGATAAGGGTCGAGGAGATCGGCCGGCGGGTGCGGGAGCAGCTGACCGCGCTGCTGGTGGTCGCGGCCGGCGCACTCGGGCTCGGCGCGATCGGCACGTACGTGGTCAACGCCCGGCTGCGCCGTCACACCCACGGGATGAACGCCACCGAACTCAGCCACATGCACGACTACCATCAGGCCGCGCTGCACGCCGTGCGCGAGGGCCTGCTGATGCTGGACGGGCAGTACAGGGTGGCGCTGATCAACGACGGCGGACGGGTGCTGCTCGGGGTGGACCAGGAGGAGGACGTGGTGGGCAGATCGGTGGCGGAGCTGGGTCTGCCGGCTCCGTTGACGGGCGCGCTGCTCGCCTCCGAGCCCCGCATGGACGAGGTGCACCTGACGGCCGACCGGGTGCTGGTGGTGAACACCTCGCCGGTCAGCGGCGGCCAGCGGCGCGGCTCCGTGGTGACCCTGCGGGACGTGACCGAGCTGCAGTCGCTGATGGGCGAGCTGGACTCGGAGCGCGGCTTCACCCAGGCGCTGCGGTCCCAGGCGCACGAGGCGGCCAACCGGCTGCACACCGTGGTGTCGCTGATCGAGCTGGGCCGCGCGGAGGAGGCCGTGGACTTCGCGACCGCCGAGCTGGAGCTGGCGCAGGCGCTCACCGACCAGGTGGTGGACGCGGTGGGCGAGCCGGTGCTGGCGGCGCTGCTGCTGGGCAAGACCGCGCAGGCCAACGAGCGGGGCGTGGAGCTGGTGGTCTCGCCGGACAGCCGCCTCGACGACGGTCTGCTGCCCGACGCCCTGCCCGCCCGCGACCTGGTCACCATCCTCGGCAACCTGATCGACAACGCGGTGGACGCGGCGCAGGGCGGGGTGCGGCCCCGGGTGACGGTGACGGCGCTGACCGAGGAGGACGGCTCGGAGCTGGTCCTGCGGGTGCGCGACACCGGCCCCGGTGTCGCCCCGGACCGCGCGGAGGACGTGTTCCGGCTCGGCTTCACCACCAAGCCGGCCGGTCCGGGCGGCCGGGGTCTTGGCCTCGCCCTGGTCCGGCAGGCGGTGGCCCGGCACGGCGGCACCCTGTCGGTGGCCACGGGTGAGGAGGGCGGCGCGGTGTTCGACGTACGGATCCCGCTGCGGGACGCCCGCCGGGCCGCGGAGCCTTCCGCGGTCGGGCACGGCACGGGCGGTGCCGGGTGA
- a CDS encoding cation:dicarboxylate symporter family transporter, translated as MTSTADTAPAAPKAKRDRTHYLYIAVIIAVALGIAVGLIAPDFAVELKPIGTGFVNLIKMMISPIIFCTIVLGIGSVRKAAKVGAVGGIALGYFMVMSVVALAIGLVVGNILEPGSGLAITDAVKETGHAQIDAEAKDTTEFLLGIIPTTIVSAFTQGEVLQTLLIALLCGFALQAMGNAGQPVLRGIEHIQRLVFRVLAMIMWAAPVGAFGAMAAVTGSAGLDALKSLAVLMLGFYVTCVLFIFVVLGAMLKIVAGLNVWTLFKYLGREFLLILSTSSSESALPRLIAKMEHLGVSKPVVGITVPTGYSFNLDGTMIYMTMASLFIADAMGTPMSVGEQIPLLLFLLVASKGAAGVTGAGLATLAGGLQSHKPALVDGIGLIVGIDRFMSEARALTNFAGNAIATVLIGTWTKEIDKERVAEVLAGRAPFDERTLLDDHGADRDDSVPASEAGSEKELAKA; from the coding sequence GTGACCAGCACCGCCGATACGGCACCTGCCGCACCCAAGGCCAAACGGGACCGCACGCACTATCTCTACATCGCGGTGATCATCGCGGTCGCCCTCGGAATCGCCGTCGGCCTGATCGCGCCCGACTTCGCGGTCGAGCTGAAGCCGATCGGCACCGGGTTCGTGAACCTGATCAAGATGATGATCTCGCCGATCATCTTCTGCACCATCGTGCTGGGCATCGGGTCCGTGCGGAAGGCCGCCAAGGTCGGCGCGGTCGGCGGCATCGCGCTCGGCTACTTCATGGTCATGTCGGTCGTCGCCCTCGCCATCGGCCTGGTCGTCGGCAACATCCTGGAGCCGGGCAGCGGCCTCGCGATCACCGACGCGGTCAAGGAGACCGGCCACGCCCAGATCGACGCGGAGGCGAAGGACACCACCGAGTTCCTGCTCGGCATCATCCCGACCACCATCGTGTCCGCCTTCACCCAGGGCGAGGTCCTGCAGACCCTGCTGATCGCGCTGCTGTGCGGCTTCGCCCTGCAGGCCATGGGCAACGCCGGGCAGCCGGTCCTGCGCGGGATCGAGCACATCCAGCGGCTGGTCTTCCGGGTCCTCGCCATGATCATGTGGGCGGCCCCGGTCGGTGCCTTCGGCGCCATGGCCGCGGTCACCGGCTCGGCCGGCCTGGACGCGCTCAAGAGCCTCGCCGTGCTGATGCTCGGCTTCTACGTCACCTGTGTGCTGTTCATCTTCGTGGTGCTCGGCGCGATGCTGAAGATCGTCGCGGGCCTGAACGTGTGGACCCTGTTCAAGTACCTGGGCCGCGAGTTCCTGCTGATCCTGTCCACCTCCTCCTCCGAGTCGGCGCTGCCGCGGCTCATCGCGAAGATGGAGCACCTGGGCGTCAGCAAGCCGGTGGTCGGCATCACCGTCCCGACCGGCTACTCCTTCAACCTCGACGGCACCATGATCTACATGACCATGGCCTCGCTGTTCATCGCCGACGCCATGGGCACCCCGATGTCGGTCGGCGAGCAGATCCCGCTGCTGCTGTTCCTGCTGGTCGCCTCGAAGGGCGCCGCCGGTGTCACCGGCGCGGGCCTCGCGACCCTGGCCGGCGGCCTGCAGTCGCACAAGCCCGCTCTGGTGGACGGCATCGGCCTGATCGTCGGCATCGACCGCTTCATGAGCGAGGCCCGCGCGCTGACCAACTTCGCCGGCAACGCGATCGCCACGGTGCTGATCGGCACCTGGACCAAGGAGATCGACAAGGAGCGGGTGGCCGAGGTGCTGGCCGGCCGCGCCCCGTTCGACGAGCGGACGCTGCTGGACGACCACGGCGCCGACCGCGACGACTCCGTCCCGGCGTCCGAGGCGGGCAGCGAGAAGGAGCTGGCCAAGGCCTGA
- a CDS encoding MerR family transcriptional regulator, which translates to MRIGELAARAGTTTRTLRYYESRGLLPARRSGNGYRTYDDNDLKLLRQIRTLQDFGFDLEETRPFVECLRAGHPEGDSCPASLQVYRRKLDELDALIGELRAVRATVGRQLERAEAAREALAADASVPGGPEPVCELGGGVR; encoded by the coding sequence ATGCGAATCGGCGAGCTGGCCGCACGCGCCGGAACCACCACGCGGACGCTGCGGTACTACGAGTCCCGCGGGCTGCTGCCCGCACGGCGGTCCGGCAACGGCTACCGGACCTACGACGACAACGACCTGAAGCTGCTGCGGCAGATCCGCACGCTGCAGGACTTCGGGTTCGACCTGGAGGAGACCCGGCCCTTCGTGGAGTGCCTGCGGGCCGGGCACCCGGAGGGCGACTCCTGCCCGGCCTCGCTCCAGGTCTACCGGCGCAAGCTCGACGAGCTGGACGCGCTCATCGGCGAGCTGCGGGCGGTGCGGGCGACGGTCGGGCGGCAGCTCGAGCGGGCGGAGGCGGCACGGGAGGCGCTGGCCGCCGACGCGTCGGTCCCGGGAGGTCCGGAACCGGTGTGCGAACTGGGAGGGGGAGTGCGATGA